One genomic region from Oncorhynchus gorbuscha isolate QuinsamMale2020 ecotype Even-year linkage group LG13, OgorEven_v1.0, whole genome shotgun sequence encodes:
- the LOC123992675 gene encoding SH3 domain-binding glutamic acid-rich-like protein isoform X45, giving the protein MVIKVFLASSSGSTAIKKKQQDVLGFLEALKVDYAPLDIACNEDNRMWMRENVPVEKKPTNGIPLPPQIFNEESYCGDYETFFDAKEDNAVFAFLGLPPPPGSKAPMKQEEAQEEVEDEEAKGEDDQPVSEQEEEDE; this is encoded by the exons ATGGTTATAAAAGTATTTCTAGCTTCTTCATCAGGATCGACAGCG ATCAAAAAGAAGCAACAGGATGTGCTTGGGTTCCTGGAGGCCCTGAAAGTGGACTACGCTCCATTGGACATTGCCTGCAATGAGGACAACCGCATGTGGATGAGGGAAAATGTCCCTGTGGAGAAAAAGCCCACCAACGGGATCCCCCTACCCCCTCAGATCTTCAACGAAGAGAGCTACTGTGGG GACTACGAGACATTCTTTGACGCTAAAGAAGACAATGCAGTGTTTGCCTTCCTGGGTCTGCCACCTCCACCAGGATCCAAG GCCCCCATGAAGCAGGAAGAAGCCCAG GAAGAAGTAGAGGATGAGGAGGCTAAG GGAGAAGACGATCAGCCGGTTTCTGAG caggaagaagaggatgagtaG
- the LOC123992675 gene encoding SH3 domain-binding glutamic acid-rich-like protein isoform X38, whose amino-acid sequence MVIKVFLASSSGSTAIKKKQQDVLGFLEALKVDYAPLDIACNEDNRMWMRENVPVEKKPTNGIPLPPQIFNEESYCGDYETFFDAKEDNAVFAFLGLPPPPGSKAPMKQEEAQEEVEDEEAKGEDDQPVSEGEEDLGSEEEEELRQLEEEEEAPEVTEQEEEDE is encoded by the exons ATGGTTATAAAAGTATTTCTAGCTTCTTCATCAGGATCGACAGCG ATCAAAAAGAAGCAACAGGATGTGCTTGGGTTCCTGGAGGCCCTGAAAGTGGACTACGCTCCATTGGACATTGCCTGCAATGAGGACAACCGCATGTGGATGAGGGAAAATGTCCCTGTGGAGAAAAAGCCCACCAACGGGATCCCCCTACCCCCTCAGATCTTCAACGAAGAGAGCTACTGTGGG GACTACGAGACATTCTTTGACGCTAAAGAAGACAATGCAGTGTTTGCCTTCCTGGGTCTGCCACCTCCACCAGGATCCAAG GCCCCCATGAAGCAGGAAGAAGCCCAG GAAGAAGTAGAGGATGAGGAGGCTAAG GGAGAAGACGATCAGCCGGTTTCTGAG GGAGAAGAAGATTTGGGGTCGGAG GAGGAAGAAGAGCTGCGACAGCTTGAG GAAGAAGAAGAGGCCCCAGAGGTAACAGAG caggaagaagaggatgagtaG
- the LOC123992675 gene encoding SH3 domain-binding glutamic acid-rich-like protein isoform X44, whose product MVIKVFLASSSGSTAIKKKQQDVLGFLEALKVDYAPLDIACNEDNRMWMRENVPVEKKPTNGIPLPPQIFNEESYCGDYETFFDAKEDNAVFAFLGLPPPPGSKKAPMKQEEAQEEVEDEEAKGEDDQPVSEEEEDE is encoded by the exons ATGGTTATAAAAGTATTTCTAGCTTCTTCATCAGGATCGACAGCG ATCAAAAAGAAGCAACAGGATGTGCTTGGGTTCCTGGAGGCCCTGAAAGTGGACTACGCTCCATTGGACATTGCCTGCAATGAGGACAACCGCATGTGGATGAGGGAAAATGTCCCTGTGGAGAAAAAGCCCACCAACGGGATCCCCCTACCCCCTCAGATCTTCAACGAAGAGAGCTACTGTGGG GACTACGAGACATTCTTTGACGCTAAAGAAGACAATGCAGTGTTTGCCTTCCTGGGTCTGCCACCTCCACCAGGATCCAAG AAGGCCCCCATGAAGCAGGAAGAAGCCCAG GAAGAAGTAGAGGATGAGGAGGCTAAG GGAGAAGACGATCAGCCGGTTTCTGAG gaagaagaggatgagtaG
- the LOC123992675 gene encoding SH3 domain-binding glutamic acid-rich protein-like isoform X23, with translation MVIKVFLASSSGSTAIKKKQQDVLGFLEALKVDYAPLDIACNEDNRMWMRENVPVEKKPTNGIPLPPQIFNEESYCGDYETFFDAKEDNAVFAFLGLPPPPGSKEAKEAEKAFILENGPVENGTVEIETVESETVENGTDDAEDEENLEAEEVDEENLDDDSLKREVPMEEFNGDEHTEEVEAEVGGETGEEAAEEAAAAEEKVEKAEEEAVEDTEEATEDTKAPMKQEEAQEEVEDEEAKGEDDQPVSEEEEEAPEEEEDE, from the exons ATGGTTATAAAAGTATTTCTAGCTTCTTCATCAGGATCGACAGCG ATCAAAAAGAAGCAACAGGATGTGCTTGGGTTCCTGGAGGCCCTGAAAGTGGACTACGCTCCATTGGACATTGCCTGCAATGAGGACAACCGCATGTGGATGAGGGAAAATGTCCCTGTGGAGAAAAAGCCCACCAACGGGATCCCCCTACCCCCTCAGATCTTCAACGAAGAGAGCTACTGTGGG GACTACGAGACATTCTTTGACGCTAAAGAAGACAATGCAGTGTTTGCCTTCCTGGGTCTGCCACCTCCACCAGGATCCAAG GAAGCGAAAGAGGCTGAAAAGGCATTTATCCTTGAGAATGGGCCTGTTGAAAATGGGACTGTTGAGATTGAGACCGTTGAGAGTGAGACCGTTGAGAACGGAACTGATGATGCTGAGGATGAAGAGAACCTTGAAGCTGAGGAGGTTGATGAGGAGAATCTTGATGATGACTCACTA AAAAGAGAGGTTCCGATGGAGGAGTTCAAtggagatgaacacacagaggAGGTGGAAGCAGAGGtgggaggagaaacaggagaggaggcAGCAGAAGAAGCCGCCGCCGCAGAAGAGAAGGTGGAAAAGGCGGAGGAGGAGGCGGTCGAAGACACAGAGGAAGCCACAGAAGACACT AAGGCCCCCATGAAGCAGGAAGAAGCCCAG GAAGAAGTAGAGGATGAGGAGGCTAAG GGAGAAGACGATCAGCCGGTTTCTGAG GAAGAAGAAGAGGCCCCAGAG gaagaagaggatgagtaG
- the LOC123992675 gene encoding SH3 domain-binding glutamic acid-rich-like protein isoform X27 has translation MVIKVFLASSSGSTAIKKKQQDVLGFLEALKVDYAPLDIACNEDNRMWMRENVPVEKKPTNGIPLPPQIFNEESYCGDYETFFDAKEDNAVFAFLGLPPPPGSKEAKEAEKAFILENGPVENGTVEIETVESETVENGTDDAEDEENLEAEEVDEENLDDDSLKAPMKQEEAQEEVEDEEAKGEDDQPVSEEEEELRQLEEEEEAPEVTEQEEEDE, from the exons ATGGTTATAAAAGTATTTCTAGCTTCTTCATCAGGATCGACAGCG ATCAAAAAGAAGCAACAGGATGTGCTTGGGTTCCTGGAGGCCCTGAAAGTGGACTACGCTCCATTGGACATTGCCTGCAATGAGGACAACCGCATGTGGATGAGGGAAAATGTCCCTGTGGAGAAAAAGCCCACCAACGGGATCCCCCTACCCCCTCAGATCTTCAACGAAGAGAGCTACTGTGGG GACTACGAGACATTCTTTGACGCTAAAGAAGACAATGCAGTGTTTGCCTTCCTGGGTCTGCCACCTCCACCAGGATCCAAG GAAGCGAAAGAGGCTGAAAAGGCATTTATCCTTGAGAATGGGCCTGTTGAAAATGGGACTGTTGAGATTGAGACCGTTGAGAGTGAGACCGTTGAGAACGGAACTGATGATGCTGAGGATGAAGAGAACCTTGAAGCTGAGGAGGTTGATGAGGAGAATCTTGATGATGACTCACTA AAGGCCCCCATGAAGCAGGAAGAAGCCCAG GAAGAAGTAGAGGATGAGGAGGCTAAG GGAGAAGACGATCAGCCGGTTTCTGAG GAGGAAGAAGAGCTGCGACAGCTTGAG GAAGAAGAAGAGGCCCCAGAGGTAACAGAG caggaagaagaggatgagtaG
- the LOC123992675 gene encoding SH3 domain-binding glutamic acid-rich protein-like isoform X20 produces MVIKVFLASSSGSTAIKKKQQDVLGFLEALKVDYAPLDIACNEDNRMWMRENVPVEKKPTNGIPLPPQIFNEESYCGDYETFFDAKEDNAVFAFLGLPPPPGSKEAKEAEKAFILENGPVENGTVEIETVESETVENGTDDAEDEENLEAEEVDEENLDDDSLKREVPMEEFNGDEHTEEVEAEVGGETGEEAAEEAAAAEEKVEKAEEEAVEDTEEATEDTKAPMKQEEAQEEVEDEEAKGEDDQPVSEEEEELRQLEEEEDE; encoded by the exons ATGGTTATAAAAGTATTTCTAGCTTCTTCATCAGGATCGACAGCG ATCAAAAAGAAGCAACAGGATGTGCTTGGGTTCCTGGAGGCCCTGAAAGTGGACTACGCTCCATTGGACATTGCCTGCAATGAGGACAACCGCATGTGGATGAGGGAAAATGTCCCTGTGGAGAAAAAGCCCACCAACGGGATCCCCCTACCCCCTCAGATCTTCAACGAAGAGAGCTACTGTGGG GACTACGAGACATTCTTTGACGCTAAAGAAGACAATGCAGTGTTTGCCTTCCTGGGTCTGCCACCTCCACCAGGATCCAAG GAAGCGAAAGAGGCTGAAAAGGCATTTATCCTTGAGAATGGGCCTGTTGAAAATGGGACTGTTGAGATTGAGACCGTTGAGAGTGAGACCGTTGAGAACGGAACTGATGATGCTGAGGATGAAGAGAACCTTGAAGCTGAGGAGGTTGATGAGGAGAATCTTGATGATGACTCACTA AAAAGAGAGGTTCCGATGGAGGAGTTCAAtggagatgaacacacagaggAGGTGGAAGCAGAGGtgggaggagaaacaggagaggaggcAGCAGAAGAAGCCGCCGCCGCAGAAGAGAAGGTGGAAAAGGCGGAGGAGGAGGCGGTCGAAGACACAGAGGAAGCCACAGAAGACACT AAGGCCCCCATGAAGCAGGAAGAAGCCCAG GAAGAAGTAGAGGATGAGGAGGCTAAG GGAGAAGACGATCAGCCGGTTTCTGAG GAGGAAGAAGAGCTGCGACAGCTTGAG gaagaagaggatgagtaG
- the LOC123992675 gene encoding SH3 domain-binding glutamic acid-rich-like protein isoform X39 has translation MVIKVFLASSSGSTAIKKKQQDVLGFLEALKVDYAPLDIACNEDNRMWMRENVPVEKKPTNGIPLPPQIFNEESYCGDYETFFDAKEDNAVFAFLGLPPPPGSKKAPMKQEEAQEEVEDEEAKGEDDQPVSEEEEELRQLEEEEEAPEVTEQEEEDE, from the exons ATGGTTATAAAAGTATTTCTAGCTTCTTCATCAGGATCGACAGCG ATCAAAAAGAAGCAACAGGATGTGCTTGGGTTCCTGGAGGCCCTGAAAGTGGACTACGCTCCATTGGACATTGCCTGCAATGAGGACAACCGCATGTGGATGAGGGAAAATGTCCCTGTGGAGAAAAAGCCCACCAACGGGATCCCCCTACCCCCTCAGATCTTCAACGAAGAGAGCTACTGTGGG GACTACGAGACATTCTTTGACGCTAAAGAAGACAATGCAGTGTTTGCCTTCCTGGGTCTGCCACCTCCACCAGGATCCAAG AAGGCCCCCATGAAGCAGGAAGAAGCCCAG GAAGAAGTAGAGGATGAGGAGGCTAAG GGAGAAGACGATCAGCCGGTTTCTGAG GAGGAAGAAGAGCTGCGACAGCTTGAG GAAGAAGAAGAGGCCCCAGAGGTAACAGAG caggaagaagaggatgagtaG
- the LOC123992675 gene encoding SH3 domain-binding glutamic acid-rich-like protein isoform X46: MVIKVFLASSSGSTAIKKKQQDVLGFLEALKVDYAPLDIACNEDNRMWMRENVPVEKKPTNGIPLPPQIFNEESYCGDYETFFDAKEDNAVFAFLGLPPPPGSKAPMKQEEAQEEVEDEEAKGEDDQPVSEEEEDE; the protein is encoded by the exons ATGGTTATAAAAGTATTTCTAGCTTCTTCATCAGGATCGACAGCG ATCAAAAAGAAGCAACAGGATGTGCTTGGGTTCCTGGAGGCCCTGAAAGTGGACTACGCTCCATTGGACATTGCCTGCAATGAGGACAACCGCATGTGGATGAGGGAAAATGTCCCTGTGGAGAAAAAGCCCACCAACGGGATCCCCCTACCCCCTCAGATCTTCAACGAAGAGAGCTACTGTGGG GACTACGAGACATTCTTTGACGCTAAAGAAGACAATGCAGTGTTTGCCTTCCTGGGTCTGCCACCTCCACCAGGATCCAAG GCCCCCATGAAGCAGGAAGAAGCCCAG GAAGAAGTAGAGGATGAGGAGGCTAAG GGAGAAGACGATCAGCCGGTTTCTGAG gaagaagaggatgagtaG